A stretch of Shewanella dokdonensis DNA encodes these proteins:
- a CDS encoding thymidine kinase, which translates to MAQLYFYYSAMNAGKSTSLLQSSYNYRERGMNTLVMTPAIDNRFGVGKVASRIGLESEALIFHSDDDLVQIISHAHQQQFLHCVLVDESQFLSKEQVKQLAYVVDKLDIPVLCYGLRTDFQGELFSGSQYLLAWADKLVELKTICFCGRKANMVIRRDSEGKPVREGAQVAIGGNESYESVCRKHFRELIWD; encoded by the coding sequence TTGGCTCAGCTTTACTTTTATTATTCGGCGATGAATGCCGGGAAATCTACCTCGTTACTACAATCCTCCTATAACTACCGGGAACGCGGCATGAATACGCTGGTGATGACACCAGCAATCGATAATCGTTTTGGTGTCGGTAAAGTGGCTTCCCGCATCGGTTTAGAAAGCGAAGCGCTGATATTTCATAGTGATGATGATCTGGTGCAGATTATTAGTCATGCCCACCAACAGCAGTTTTTACATTGTGTATTGGTGGATGAATCGCAATTTTTGAGTAAAGAGCAGGTTAAGCAGCTCGCCTACGTAGTGGATAAGCTGGATATCCCGGTGTTGTGTTATGGGCTGCGTACCGACTTTCAAGGCGAGTTATTCAGTGGTAGCCAGTATCTGTTGGCCTGGGCGGATAAACTGGTTGAGCTGAAAACCATCTGTTTTTGTGGCCGTAAAGCCAATATGGTGATCCGCCGTGACAGTGAAGGTAAGCCGGTACGAGAAGGGGCGCAGGTGGCTATTGGCGGCAATGAAAGCTACGAATCTGTGTGCCGAAAGCACTTTCGCGAACTGATCTGGGACTGA